The Thermodesulfobacteriota bacterium genomic interval ATGTTTTACAAAGTTTATCCTTGCCTTTTCTTGGCCTTTCCACCGTAGGAAACTCTTTGTTCCTTCACCTCAAAACCAATCCTTTTTCTTGGTTTTTCAGGAGGCTGCATTAAGGCGCGGATGGCATCAAAAACAATTTTAAATTGATCGTCATATTTCTTTTCCAGTTCTTTTATTTTAAATTCAAGGTCTTTGTGTACAGTTAACATCTGTCGGAGACTGACGAATGCTCGCATAATTTCGACATTGACATCTATTGCTCGTTCACTTTTTAGCACACTCGACAGCATTGCCACTCCCTGTTCTGTAAATGCTCTCGGCAGTACAGAAGAGTGTTTGAGTCGCCGTAACCGGTCACAATTTGTGACCAGTTCATCTTTTTCCTTTTTTGTCAGCCGAAACATAAAATCTGCTGGAAATCTTCGCGCGTTTCGTGAGACAGCCTGATTTAGAACTTTTGTTGCCACACTGTAAAGGGTGGCGAGATCAATATCCAATATTACTCTTTGTCCACGAATTAAAAAAATTGCCTGCTCAATTATTTTTACTGGGGCTGTCGTACCTTCCGATAGATAATAATTTCATTTTTATTGTCTGAAATCATAATTTAACTCGA includes:
- a CDS encoding ORF6N domain-containing protein gives rise to the protein MIEQAIFLIRGQRVILDIDLATLYSVATKVLNQAVSRNARRFPADFMFRLTKKEKDELVTNCDRLRRLKHSSVLPRAFTEQGVAMLSSVLKSERAIDVNVEIMRAFVSLRQMLTVHKDLEFKIKELEKKYDDQFKIVFDAIRALMQPPEKPRKRIGFEVKEQRVSYGGKAKKRQG